In the genome of Bradyrhizobium sp. CIAT3101, one region contains:
- a CDS encoding cytochrome P460 family protein — MPSIESDKKKSSTITVITLTVLLLVVLLTCVPYLVSIALAEAPAAEAASPIFGVTIPSGYKQWELIAPAEEAAPLNELRAVVGNQTAIDAYQGGKLPFPDGTILVKRAWKRTQSPDFASATIPGAATTVQVMVKDSKKYAATGGWGFGRFINGKPVDEAQHRTCFACHEARAKGHDYVFTRLAP, encoded by the coding sequence ATGCCGTCCATCGAATCCGACAAGAAAAAATCGTCCACTATCACGGTCATCACATTGACCGTGCTGCTGCTCGTCGTTCTCCTGACCTGCGTGCCCTATCTGGTCTCGATCGCGCTGGCGGAAGCCCCTGCGGCGGAAGCTGCCTCGCCGATCTTCGGCGTCACGATTCCATCGGGCTACAAGCAGTGGGAGCTGATCGCGCCGGCCGAGGAGGCTGCGCCGCTGAATGAGCTGCGTGCCGTCGTGGGCAACCAGACCGCGATCGATGCCTATCAGGGTGGTAAGCTGCCGTTTCCCGACGGCACCATCCTGGTGAAGCGCGCCTGGAAGCGCACGCAGTCCCCCGACTTCGCATCCGCGACCATTCCGGGCGCCGCCACAACGGTCCAGGTCATGGTCAAGGACTCCAAAAAATATGCCGCGACCGGCGGCTGGGGCTTTGGCCGCTTCATCAACGGCAAACCGGTGGACGAAGCGCAACATCGCACCTGTTTCGCGTGCCACGAAGCGCGCGCCAAGGGCCATGACTACGTCTTCACGCGGCTCGCGCCCTAA
- a CDS encoding SDR family NAD(P)-dependent oxidoreductase produces the protein MVKTWFISGSSRGIGRAIAEAALTAGDQVVATARGIGPLEPLRGRFGERLRLATLDVTDEAAAQAAIGLAVEAFGGVDVVVNNAGYGELGSVEDTSLESFRQQIEANLIGTIIVTKAAIPVLRRQRRGHIVQFSSVGGRIGAPARAAYSAAKWGIEGFSESLAREMALIGVHVTIVEPGGFRTGFAQTAHDTDEGRAEYDAVVGAAVRMQREYDGRQPGDPAKAAAAVLQLVGMDRPPLRIALGSDAVNAIAATDRQRLDELEKWRGLSVSTDY, from the coding sequence ATCGTGAAGACATGGTTCATCAGCGGCAGCTCGCGCGGGATCGGGCGTGCGATCGCGGAAGCTGCGCTTACGGCCGGAGATCAGGTGGTTGCGACCGCCCGCGGCATCGGCCCGCTCGAGCCATTGCGTGGGCGCTTCGGTGAACGGCTGCGGCTCGCAACGCTCGACGTCACCGACGAGGCGGCCGCGCAAGCCGCGATCGGGCTTGCCGTCGAGGCCTTCGGCGGCGTCGATGTGGTGGTGAACAACGCCGGCTACGGCGAGCTCGGCTCGGTCGAGGACACGAGCCTGGAGTCATTCCGTCAGCAGATCGAAGCCAATCTGATCGGCACCATCATCGTCACCAAAGCGGCGATCCCGGTGCTGCGCCGGCAGCGGCGCGGACATATCGTGCAATTCTCCTCGGTCGGCGGCCGGATCGGTGCGCCGGCCCGCGCGGCCTATTCGGCTGCGAAATGGGGAATCGAGGGCTTCTCGGAATCGCTGGCGCGCGAGATGGCGCTGATCGGCGTGCATGTGACGATCGTCGAGCCCGGCGGCTTCCGGACCGGCTTTGCCCAAACGGCACATGACACGGACGAAGGGCGCGCGGAGTACGACGCCGTCGTTGGCGCCGCCGTCAGGATGCAACGCGAATACGATGGCCGCCAGCCCGGCGATCCCGCCAAGGCTGCTGCCGCTGTGCTGCAGCTTGTTGGCATGGATCGTCCGCCTCTGCGGATCGCGCTCGGCAGCGACGCCGTGAACGCCATCGCGGCGACGGATCGGCAACGCCTCGACGAGCTGGAGAAATGGCGCGGGCTCAGCGTCTCGACGGATTACTGA
- a CDS encoding PAS domain-containing hybrid sensor histidine kinase/response regulator: protein MLHDWGVIAAAFGYIGFLFLVASHGDRRSQAKAGRASGLIYPLSLAIYCTSWTFFGSVGFATRTSTDFLAIYVGPILMIGLGAGVLRRVIQLAKAHNITSIADFIGARYGKSQAVAATVALIAIIGSVPYIALQLKAVASSLEVILSEDQAFSHIPILGDMALMVTLAMAAFAVLFGTRQTDATEHQHGLMLAVATESIVKLVAFLTAGIFVTFWMFSPHELIERAMKTPEAVRAIDYSPSIGNFLTMTLLSLCAVMLLPRQFHVSVVENSSDAEVSRARWLFPLYLVAINVFVIPIALAGLVSFPFGAVDPDMYVLALPMEGGAGLLSVAVFVGGLSAATAMVIVECVALSIMVSNDLVVPLVLQRRPEGRAGSSDFGDFLLRSRRLAIFAIMVMAYFYYRALGNTQLAAIGLLSFAAIAQLAPAFFGGLLWRRATARGAIGGMMVGFAVWLYTLFIPSFMDSSTAGILLLQHGPFGIEALRPQALFGADLPPLMHGVVWSLSLNVLTYVLLSLARRPSSIELVQADLFVPNTLAPIAPNFRRWRTTITVQDIQTTVAQYLGPDRARHSFEAFSARRNMRLESGAPADFELLQHAEHLIASSIGAASSRLVMSLLLRKRTVSAKAALKLLDDSHAALHFNREILQTALNHVRQGIAVFDADLQLICSNRQFGDLLNVPPHFIQFGTPLREILEFMGVSDPADQADREAMIEQRLVAYTTDSEPYLERLPERHMVIEVLTNRMPGGGFVITFTDVTPTFEAAEALERANATLEKRVRDRTEELTRLNSELALAKSSAEDASISKTRFLAAASHDILQPLNAARLYVTSLVERQHNGEETRLVENIDESLQAIEEILGALLDISRLDAGAMTTSISSFKMADLMRSLEIEFAPIARAKGLDLAFVPCSLPVESDRLLLRRLLQNLISNAIKYTPRGRVLVGCRRQGPSLRICVYDTGVGIPAVKRGEIFKEFHRLEQGARIARGLGLGLSIVERLARVLKHDIAIDANAGGGSLFSVTVPTAKAVTLTAAVTSATPLARTSISGALIVCIENDAAILDGMRTLLMAWDAEVIAVADPEGAISAIEAAGRRVTGLLVDYHLDRGNGIAAIREIRRRFGDTIPAILITADRSPAVQMAARDENIAVLNKPVKPASLRALLGQWRTQQMVAAE from the coding sequence ATGCTGCACGACTGGGGCGTGATCGCTGCCGCCTTCGGCTACATCGGGTTCCTGTTCCTGGTTGCGAGCCATGGCGACCGCCGCTCGCAGGCCAAGGCCGGCCGCGCGTCCGGGCTGATCTACCCGCTGTCGCTGGCGATCTACTGCACCTCATGGACCTTCTTCGGCTCGGTCGGCTTCGCCACCCGCACCTCGACCGACTTCCTCGCGATCTATGTCGGCCCGATCCTGATGATCGGCCTCGGCGCCGGCGTGCTCCGCCGCGTGATTCAGCTTGCGAAAGCGCACAACATCACCTCGATCGCCGACTTCATCGGCGCGCGCTACGGCAAGAGCCAGGCCGTGGCGGCAACCGTGGCGCTGATCGCGATCATTGGTTCGGTTCCCTACATCGCGCTCCAGCTCAAGGCGGTCGCCTCCTCGCTCGAAGTCATCCTGAGCGAGGACCAGGCGTTCTCTCACATCCCGATCCTCGGCGACATGGCGCTGATGGTGACGCTGGCGATGGCGGCCTTCGCGGTGCTGTTCGGCACGCGGCAGACCGACGCCACCGAGCATCAGCACGGCCTGATGCTGGCGGTCGCGACCGAATCCATCGTCAAGCTGGTCGCCTTTCTCACCGCCGGCATCTTCGTCACTTTCTGGATGTTCTCGCCGCACGAATTGATCGAGCGCGCGATGAAGACGCCGGAGGCGGTGCGTGCCATCGATTATTCGCCGTCGATCGGCAACTTCCTCACCATGACGCTGCTGTCGCTGTGCGCGGTCATGCTGCTGCCGCGCCAGTTCCATGTCAGCGTGGTGGAGAACTCCTCGGACGCCGAGGTCAGCCGCGCGCGCTGGCTGTTCCCGCTCTATCTCGTCGCCATCAATGTGTTCGTGATCCCGATCGCGCTCGCCGGCCTTGTCAGCTTCCCGTTCGGCGCGGTCGACCCCGACATGTACGTGCTGGCATTGCCGATGGAGGGCGGCGCGGGCCTCCTCAGCGTCGCCGTCTTCGTCGGCGGCCTGTCGGCTGCCACCGCAATGGTGATCGTCGAGTGTGTCGCACTCTCCATCATGGTCTCCAACGACCTCGTGGTGCCGCTGGTGCTGCAACGACGGCCCGAGGGACGCGCCGGCAGCTCCGATTTCGGCGACTTCCTGCTGCGGTCGCGGCGGCTCGCGATCTTCGCCATCATGGTGATGGCCTATTTCTACTACCGCGCGCTCGGCAACACCCAGCTCGCGGCGATCGGCCTGCTGTCCTTTGCCGCCATCGCGCAACTCGCGCCCGCCTTCTTCGGCGGCCTGTTGTGGCGGCGCGCCACCGCGCGCGGCGCCATCGGCGGCATGATGGTCGGCTTCGCCGTATGGCTCTACACACTGTTCATCCCGAGCTTCATGGATTCCTCGACCGCCGGCATCCTGCTGCTTCAGCACGGCCCGTTCGGCATCGAGGCGCTGCGGCCGCAGGCGCTGTTCGGCGCCGATCTGCCGCCGCTGATGCATGGCGTGGTCTGGTCGCTCTCGCTCAACGTCCTCACTTACGTGCTGCTGTCGCTGGCACGGCGGCCCTCGTCCATCGAGCTGGTGCAGGCCGATCTGTTCGTGCCCAACACGCTCGCGCCCATCGCCCCGAATTTCCGCCGCTGGCGCACCACCATCACGGTGCAGGACATCCAGACCACCGTCGCCCAATATCTCGGACCCGATCGTGCCCGGCATTCGTTCGAGGCGTTCTCGGCACGGCGCAATATGCGGCTGGAATCCGGAGCGCCCGCCGATTTCGAGCTGCTGCAGCACGCCGAGCATCTGATCGCCTCGTCGATCGGAGCTGCGTCCTCCCGCCTCGTGATGTCGCTGCTGCTGCGCAAGCGGACCGTATCCGCGAAGGCCGCGCTGAAACTGCTCGACGATTCCCATGCGGCGCTGCATTTCAACCGCGAGATCCTCCAGACCGCGCTCAACCATGTGCGCCAGGGTATCGCGGTGTTCGACGCCGATCTGCAGCTGATCTGCTCCAACCGGCAGTTCGGCGATCTGCTCAACGTGCCCCCGCATTTCATCCAGTTCGGTACGCCGCTCCGCGAGATCCTGGAGTTCATGGGCGTCAGCGATCCCGCCGATCAGGCCGACCGCGAGGCAATGATCGAGCAGCGGCTCGTGGCCTACACCACCGACAGCGAGCCCTATCTCGAACGCCTGCCGGAACGGCACATGGTGATCGAGGTGCTCACCAACCGCATGCCCGGCGGCGGCTTCGTCATCACCTTCACCGATGTCACGCCGACCTTCGAAGCGGCGGAAGCGCTGGAGCGCGCCAACGCGACGCTGGAGAAGCGCGTGCGCGACCGTACCGAAGAGTTGACCCGGCTGAACTCCGAGCTGGCGCTCGCCAAGAGCAGCGCAGAGGATGCCAGCATCTCCAAGACGCGCTTCCTCGCGGCCGCCAGCCACGACATTCTCCAGCCCCTGAACGCAGCCCGGCTCTATGTCACGAGCCTGGTCGAGCGCCAGCACAATGGCGAGGAGACCCGGCTGGTCGAGAACATCGACGAATCGCTGCAAGCCATCGAGGAAATCCTCGGCGCGCTGCTCGACATCTCCCGGCTCGATGCCGGCGCGATGACCACCTCGATCTCGAGCTTCAAGATGGCCGATCTGATGCGCTCGCTGGAGATCGAGTTCGCACCGATCGCACGCGCCAAGGGCCTCGACCTCGCCTTCGTGCCCTGCTCGCTGCCGGTCGAGTCGGACCGGCTGCTGCTGCGGCGGCTGCTGCAGAACCTGATCTCGAACGCGATCAAATACACCCCACGCGGACGCGTGCTGGTCGGCTGCCGCCGCCAAGGACCCTCGCTCAGGATCTGCGTCTACGACACCGGCGTCGGCATCCCCGCGGTCAAGCGCGGCGAGATCTTCAAGGAATTCCACCGCCTCGAGCAGGGCGCGCGGATCGCACGCGGACTGGGGCTGGGACTGTCGATCGTCGAACGGCTGGCGCGCGTGCTCAAGCATGACATCGCCATCGACGCCAATGCCGGCGGAGGCTCGTTGTTCTCCGTGACGGTCCCGACGGCGAAGGCCGTGACCCTCACCGCGGCGGTGACCAGCGCAACGCCGCTGGCGCGCACATCAATCTCCGGCGCGCTGATCGTCTGCATCGAGAACGACGCCGCGATCCTCGACGGCATGCGGACGCTGTTGATGGCCTGGGACGCCGAGGTGATCGCTGTCGCCGATCCCGAAGGCGCGATATCAGCGATCGAGGCCGCAGGCCGGCGCGTCACCGGCCTGCTCGTCGACTATCACCTCGACCGCGGCAACGGCATTGCCGCGATCCGCGAGATCCGCCGCCGCTTCGGCGACACCATCCCTGCGATCCTGATCACCGCCGATCGCAGCCCCGCCGTGCAGATGGCCGCGCGCGACGAGAACATCGCGGTGCTGAACAAGCCTGTGAAACCGGCCTCGCTGCGCGCCCTGCTCGGGCAATGGCGGACGCAGCAGATGGTCGCGGCGGAATAG
- the hemA gene encoding 5-aminolevulinate synthase encodes MDYAQFFNSALDRLHTERRYRVFADLERTAGRFPHAVWHSPKGKRDVVIWCSNDYLGMGQHPKVVGAMVETATRVGTGAGGTRNIAGTHHPLVQLEAELADLHGKEAALLFTSGYVSNQTGIATIAKLIPNCLILSDELNHNSMIEGIRQSGCERQVFRHNDLADLEALLKAAGPNRPKLIACESLYSMDGDVAPLAKICDLAEKYGAMTYVDEVHAVGMYGPRGGGIAERDGVMHRIDILEGTLAKAFGCLGGYIAGNGHIIDAVRSYAPGFIFTTALPPAICSAATAAIKHLKSSSWERERHQDRAARVKAILNAAGLPVMSNDTHIVPLFVGNPEKCKQASDMLLEDHGIYIQPINYPTVAKGTERLRITPSPYHDDGLIDQLAEALLQVWDRLGLPLREKSLAAE; translated from the coding sequence ATGGATTACGCTCAATTCTTCAATTCCGCCCTTGATCGCCTCCATACCGAGCGCCGCTATCGCGTGTTCGCCGACCTGGAACGCACGGCCGGCCGGTTCCCGCATGCGGTCTGGCACTCGCCGAAGGGCAAGCGCGACGTCGTGATCTGGTGTTCCAACGATTACCTCGGCATGGGCCAGCACCCGAAGGTGGTCGGCGCCATGGTCGAGACCGCAACCCGCGTCGGCACCGGGGCAGGCGGCACCCGCAACATCGCCGGCACGCATCATCCGCTGGTGCAGCTCGAGGCCGAGCTCGCCGACCTCCACGGCAAGGAAGCGGCGCTGCTGTTCACCTCGGGCTATGTCTCGAACCAGACCGGCATCGCCACCATCGCAAAGCTCATTCCGAACTGCCTGATCCTGTCGGACGAGCTCAACCACAATTCGATGATCGAGGGCATCCGCCAGTCCGGCTGCGAGCGGCAAGTGTTCCGCCACAACGATCTCGCCGATCTCGAAGCGCTGCTGAAGGCTGCCGGTCCGAACCGGCCGAAGCTGATCGCCTGCGAGAGCCTCTACTCCATGGACGGCGACGTCGCCCCGCTCGCCAAGATCTGCGATCTCGCCGAGAAGTATGGCGCGATGACCTATGTCGACGAAGTCCACGCGGTCGGCATGTACGGCCCGCGCGGCGGCGGCATTGCCGAGCGTGACGGCGTCATGCATCGCATCGACATTCTCGAAGGCACGCTGGCCAAGGCGTTCGGCTGCCTCGGCGGCTACATCGCCGGCAACGGCCATATCATCGACGCCGTGCGCTCCTATGCGCCGGGCTTCATCTTCACCACCGCGCTGCCGCCGGCGATCTGCTCGGCCGCGACCGCCGCGATCAAGCATCTGAAGTCCTCGAGCTGGGAGCGCGAGCGCCACCAGGACCGCGCCGCCCGCGTCAAGGCGATCCTCAATGCCGCCGGCCTGCCGGTGATGTCGAACGACACTCACATCGTGCCGCTGTTCGTCGGCAATCCCGAGAAGTGCAAGCAGGCCTCGGACATGCTGCTTGAGGATCACGGCATTTACATCCAGCCGATCAACTATCCGACCGTCGCCAAGGGCACCGAGCGCCTGCGCATCACGCCCTCGCCCTATCACGACGACGGCCTGATCGATCAGCTCGCCGAAGCCCTGCTGCAAGTGTGGGACCGCCTCGGCCTGCCGCTGCGCGAAAAGTCGCTGGCGGCGGAGTAG
- a CDS encoding MBL fold metallo-hydrolase yields the protein MNAKTDIVQSSAEALRYPWDQHPGPEEVVEVRPGVLWARLKLPFRLNHVNIYLLADGDGYAMIDAGFGNEETIEAWTKLFEGPLKGVNITRLIVTHSHPDHVGLAGWIVERFNCPLVMSQVEYLQSVYHQNRGTEERREAQRLFFRRHGMDESLTEKLLGRGQDYLKRVSVLPPSYRRISHGDEVVIGTRRFKVITGGGHALDQVMLYCADDKLFLSADQVLSKISPNVSVWAVEPDQNSLGEYLASLASLTTTLPYDLLVLPGHGVPFYGLKTRIKQLADHHEERCRLIAEACREVPQTSRALVPVVFNKHVLDEHQMGFAAGELVAHVNYMIVEGRLTAETKDGVLQFRTT from the coding sequence ATGAACGCAAAAACCGACATCGTGCAGTCTTCCGCCGAGGCCCTCCGCTATCCCTGGGACCAGCATCCCGGCCCCGAAGAGGTCGTGGAGGTCAGGCCCGGCGTGTTGTGGGCGCGGCTGAAGCTGCCGTTCCGCCTCAACCATGTGAACATCTATCTGCTCGCCGACGGCGACGGCTATGCGATGATCGATGCCGGCTTCGGCAACGAGGAGACGATCGAGGCCTGGACGAAACTGTTCGAAGGCCCGCTAAAGGGCGTCAACATCACGCGCCTGATCGTCACCCACTCGCACCCCGATCATGTCGGCCTTGCAGGCTGGATCGTCGAGCGGTTCAACTGTCCGCTGGTGATGTCGCAGGTCGAATATCTGCAATCGGTCTATCATCAGAACCGCGGCACCGAAGAGCGGCGCGAAGCGCAGCGGCTGTTCTTCCGTCGCCATGGCATGGACGAGTCGCTCACCGAAAAACTGCTCGGCCGCGGCCAGGATTATCTCAAGCGCGTCTCGGTACTGCCGCCGTCCTACCGCCGCATCTCGCATGGCGACGAGGTCGTGATCGGCACGCGCCGCTTCAAGGTGATCACCGGCGGCGGCCATGCGCTCGACCAGGTGATGCTGTATTGCGCCGACGACAAGCTGTTTCTGTCCGCCGACCAGGTGCTGAGCAAGATCTCCCCGAACGTCAGCGTGTGGGCCGTCGAGCCCGACCAGAATTCGCTCGGCGAATATCTGGCGTCGCTCGCAAGCCTCACCACCACCCTGCCCTATGATTTGCTGGTGCTGCCCGGCCACGGCGTGCCGTTCTACGGACTGAAGACCCGCATCAAGCAGCTCGCCGACCACCACGAGGAGCGCTGCCGCCTGATCGCGGAAGCCTGTCGCGAGGTGCCGCAGACCTCGCGCGCCCTGGTGCCTGTCGTCTTCAACAAGCACGTGCTGGACGAGCACCAGATGGGCTTTGCCGCCGGCGAGCTCGTCGCCCACGTCAACTACATGATCGTCGAGGGCCGGCTGACGGCCGAGACCAAGGACGGCGTGCTCCAGTTCCGGACGACGTGA
- a CDS encoding methyl-accepting chemotaxis protein, with protein sequence MAIRLSVGRFKPRFKMPKWGLRGSLFAAFAVIAGMGLLIAAGAGFVFNHLGSTMMDLSGRDIPRLSASLQLASQSATLAAQGPGLLASPSDEALAERTKKVQEIQQQAMAKVGEIIELGADKQVASALGETVKSIDEATKSLVSAAKERLDTIALHDKQYDALRKAQLAFVGAANPAMLDTQTRLSAILASTNVSADDAMEAVRSVGQISTVLANGNLMAADMMAALSANSSDTLETIEHEFKAVRDRVKWNLEDLPDNPATTAVKVAMQKLQTFGEGKTGVFKLRQKELDSIDYGQTILDETRKLNVGLGISVQALVDGVQKETNASTFQARQEISLATTAMLALGGLTLIGSALFVWLYVGRNILRRIRELQRAMQLLSAGDLDTEIVRSRQNDEIGAMKETLTVFRDSMIEARALASDQDKDRVVKAERAAHMEAKIAEFEGTVRSALDNLAQSANSMQTTAQSMSTTADQSNALVNAVASAAEETSVNVQTVSSGTEQLSSSIEEISKQVVTSAAIAKKAVDEAGATDTTVQSLADSASRISVVVDLIQTIASQTNLLALNATIEAARAGEAGRGFAVVASEVKSLASQTAKATEEIRTQIASMQQVTTSAVGAIQGIGRIIGEINDVTTTIAAAVEEQGAATREIARNIQHAAGGTSEVSSNIVGVSTASAEAGAAATEVLSASDALRREADMLRGEIDAFLNNMRAA encoded by the coding sequence ATGGCGATCCGACTCAGCGTGGGCCGTTTCAAACCTCGTTTCAAAATGCCGAAATGGGGCCTGCGCGGCAGCCTGTTCGCGGCATTCGCCGTGATCGCGGGCATGGGCCTGTTGATCGCAGCGGGCGCCGGCTTCGTGTTCAACCATCTCGGCTCGACCATGATGGATCTCAGCGGCCGCGACATCCCGCGCCTCTCCGCCAGCCTTCAGCTCGCCTCGCAGAGCGCGACACTGGCAGCGCAAGGACCCGGCCTGCTCGCCTCGCCCTCCGACGAGGCGCTGGCCGAGCGCACCAAGAAGGTTCAGGAAATCCAGCAACAGGCCATGGCCAAGGTCGGCGAGATCATCGAGCTCGGCGCCGACAAGCAGGTCGCCAGCGCGCTCGGCGAAACCGTCAAGAGCATCGATGAAGCCACCAAGAGCCTGGTGTCGGCGGCGAAGGAGCGCCTCGACACGATTGCGCTGCATGACAAGCAATACGACGCGCTACGCAAGGCGCAGCTCGCCTTCGTCGGCGCAGCCAACCCCGCAATGCTGGATACCCAGACACGGCTGAGCGCAATCCTGGCATCGACGAACGTGTCGGCAGACGATGCCATGGAGGCCGTCCGCTCCGTTGGTCAGATCAGCACGGTGCTTGCCAACGGAAATCTGATGGCCGCTGACATGATGGCCGCGTTGTCCGCGAACTCCAGCGACACGCTGGAGACGATCGAACACGAATTCAAGGCGGTCCGCGACCGCGTCAAGTGGAACCTGGAGGACCTGCCCGACAATCCCGCAACCACTGCGGTGAAGGTCGCAATGCAGAAGCTGCAGACGTTCGGCGAAGGCAAGACGGGCGTGTTCAAGCTCCGTCAGAAGGAGCTCGACTCCATCGACTACGGCCAGACCATCCTGGACGAGACCCGCAAGCTCAATGTCGGCCTCGGCATCAGCGTGCAGGCGCTCGTCGACGGCGTGCAGAAGGAGACCAACGCGTCGACCTTCCAGGCGCGCCAGGAGATCTCGCTCGCCACGACCGCAATGCTGGCGCTCGGCGGGCTCACACTGATCGGCTCGGCGCTGTTCGTCTGGCTCTATGTCGGCCGCAACATCCTGCGCCGCATCCGTGAGCTCCAGCGCGCCATGCAGCTGCTCTCGGCCGGCGACCTCGACACCGAGATCGTCCGTTCCCGGCAGAACGACGAGATCGGCGCGATGAAGGAAACGCTGACGGTGTTCCGCGACAGCATGATCGAAGCCCGGGCGCTTGCGAGCGATCAGGACAAGGATCGTGTCGTCAAGGCGGAGCGTGCCGCGCACATGGAGGCGAAGATCGCGGAGTTCGAGGGCACGGTGCGCAGCGCGCTCGACAATCTCGCGCAATCGGCCAATTCGATGCAGACGACGGCGCAAAGCATGTCGACCACCGCGGATCAGTCCAACGCGCTGGTGAACGCGGTCGCTTCCGCCGCCGAGGAAACCTCGGTCAACGTGCAGACGGTATCGTCGGGCACCGAGCAGTTGTCGTCCTCGATCGAGGAGATCAGCAAGCAGGTCGTCACCTCGGCTGCGATCGCCAAGAAGGCGGTGGATGAGGCCGGCGCCACCGACACCACGGTGCAGAGCCTTGCCGACAGTGCGAGCCGCATCAGCGTCGTGGTCGACCTGATCCAGACGATTGCGTCGCAGACCAATCTGCTCGCGCTCAACGCCACCATCGAGGCGGCGCGCGCGGGCGAGGCCGGCCGCGGCTTTGCGGTGGTTGCCTCCGAGGTGAAGAGCCTCGCCAGCCAGACCGCGAAGGCGACGGAGGAGATCCGCACCCAGATCGCCAGCATGCAGCAGGTCACGACCTCGGCTGTCGGCGCGATCCAGGGCATCGGCCGGATCATCGGCGAGATCAACGACGTCACCACGACCATCGCGGCTGCGGTCGAGGAACAGGGTGCAGCGACCCGCGAGATCGCCCGCAACATCCAGCATGCAGCCGGCGGCACCAGCGAGGTCTCCAGCAATATCGTCGGCGTCTCCACGGCCTCGGCCGAGGCCGGCGCCGCAGCGACCGAGGTGCTGAGCGCATCGGATGCCCTCCGCCGCGAAGCCGATATGCTGCGCGGAGAGATCGACGCGTTCCTCAACAACATGCGGGCGGCGTAA
- a CDS encoding outer membrane protein, translating into MKKILFATVALLALSAAAPALGADLGARPYYNKAPAYAAPIYNWTGFYIGAHLGGAFSSDNNFNGLSTGNNGNGRFLGGLQAGADWQFNPNFVVGAEAQYSWLSGSVGAVFPGGVAYTNDQRGLGSITGRVGYTWGPGLLYVKGGYAYSDNNEKVTVGGVPTGFIISGDHRNGYTVGAGLEYMFAPNWSAKAEYQYYNFGDAHFTAGPLVGTGNFTTDDHTFKAGVNYRFNWASPMVARY; encoded by the coding sequence ATGAAGAAGATTCTGTTTGCGACCGTTGCGCTGCTCGCATTGAGCGCGGCTGCGCCGGCCCTCGGTGCCGATCTCGGCGCCCGCCCCTATTACAACAAGGCGCCGGCCTATGCCGCGCCGATCTACAACTGGACCGGCTTCTATATCGGCGCGCATCTCGGCGGCGCGTTCTCGAGCGACAACAATTTCAACGGCCTCTCCACCGGCAACAACGGCAACGGCCGTTTCCTCGGTGGTCTGCAGGCTGGCGCAGACTGGCAGTTCAACCCGAACTTCGTGGTCGGTGCTGAAGCCCAGTACTCCTGGCTCTCCGGCAGCGTCGGCGCGGTGTTCCCGGGCGGCGTGGCCTACACCAACGACCAGCGCGGCCTCGGTTCGATCACCGGTCGCGTCGGCTACACCTGGGGCCCCGGCCTGCTCTACGTAAAGGGCGGCTACGCCTATTCCGACAACAACGAGAAGGTGACGGTGGGCGGCGTGCCGACCGGCTTCATCATCTCCGGCGATCACCGCAACGGCTACACCGTCGGCGCCGGCCTCGAATACATGTTCGCGCCGAACTGGTCGGCCAAGGCCGAGTACCAGTACTACAATTTCGGCGACGCGCATTTCACCGCGGGTCCGCTGGTCGGCACCGGCAACTTCACCACCGACGACCACACCTTCAAGGCGGGCGTGAACTATCGCTTCAACTGGGCGAGCCCGATGGTCGCGCGCTACTGA
- a CDS encoding PaaI family thioesterase, producing MVDGSSGKQAPEFGVVPLEVMASMPGLDFVRAIFARQLPEPPIMQTVEPFDCTAEPGVVVIHSVPGLRHYNPIGSVHGGYAAILLDSAMGLAVQSTLPAGTGYTTLEFKISFVRGMSEASGTVRTEGRVLNAGRRVATAEARITDAKGRLVAHATTTCLVFPIGGAEA from the coding sequence ATGGTCGACGGCAGTTCCGGCAAGCAGGCACCCGAATTCGGCGTCGTGCCCCTTGAGGTGATGGCGTCGATGCCGGGGCTCGATTTCGTCCGCGCGATCTTCGCACGGCAATTGCCGGAGCCGCCGATCATGCAGACGGTCGAGCCGTTCGACTGCACGGCCGAGCCGGGCGTCGTGGTGATCCACAGCGTGCCGGGCCTGCGGCATTACAATCCGATCGGCTCGGTTCATGGCGGCTATGCCGCGATCCTGCTGGATTCCGCGATGGGCCTGGCGGTGCAGAGCACGCTGCCGGCGGGCACCGGCTACACCACGCTGGAATTCAAGATATCGTTCGTACGCGGCATGAGCGAAGCGAGCGGCACCGTCCGCACCGAAGGCCGCGTACTCAACGCCGGCCGCCGCGTCGCCACCGCCGAAGCGCGCATCACCGATGCGAAGGGCCGGCTGGTCGCGCATGCGACAACGACCTGCCTGGTGTTTCCGATCGGCGGCGCGGAAGCCTGA